The following are encoded in a window of Megalopta genalis isolate 19385.01 chromosome 6, iyMegGena1_principal, whole genome shotgun sequence genomic DNA:
- the Prosalpha5 gene encoding proteasome alpha5 subunit has protein sequence MFLTRSEYDHGVNTFSPEGRLFQVEYAIEAIKLGSTAIGIATSEGVVLAVEKRITSSLMEPTTVEKIVEIDKHIGCAASGLIADSRTMIDRARAECQNHWFVYNEKMSVESTAQAVSNLAIRFGDRDDDGGAMSRPFGVAMLFAGIDEKGPQLYHIDPSGTFIEFDAKAIGSGSEGAQQNLQEVYHKSMTLKEAIKAALKILKQVMEEKLNDTNIEVMTMTPEKLFHMFTKPELQEVIKDIA, from the exons ATGTTTCTAACACGCTCAGAGTATGATCATGGTGTTAACACTTTTTCCCCAGAAGGGAGATTATTCCAAGTTGAATATGCTATAGAAGCGATAAAACTTGGTTCTACTGCCATTGGGATTGCAACATCTGAGGGAGTAGTGTTAGCCGTTGAAAAGCGTATAACTTCTTCTTTAATGGAGCCTACAACGGTagaaaaaattgtagaaattgATAAGCATATTGGATGTGCTGCGTCTGGTTTAATAGCTGACTCTAGGACAATGATCGATCGTGCTAGAGCAGAATGTCAAAACCATTGGTTTGTTTACAACGAAAAGATGTCTGTAGAATCCACCGCACAGGCAGTATCGAATTTAGCTATTCGATTTGGAGATAGAGATGATGATGGCGGTGCTATGTCCAGACCATTTGGTGTAGCAATGTTGTTTGCTGGAATTGATGAAAAAGGACCTCAATTATATCACATAGATCCCTCAGGCACTTTCATCGAGTTCGACGCAAAAGCCATCGGTTCAGGAAGCGAAGGTGCACAACAAAATCTACAAGAAGTATATCACAAG TCTATGACGCTTAAAGAAGCAATCAAAGCTGCCTTAAAAATATTGAAGCAGGTCATGGAAGAGAAACTGAATGACACTAACATAGAAGTAATGACAATGACACCTGAGAAACTATTTCACATGTTTACAAAACCTGAATTACAGGAGGTGATTAAAGACATTGCTTAA
- the LOC117219270 gene encoding uncharacterized protein LOC117219270 isoform X3 — protein MNTRNIDLLPQFESAFTEQKWDKLLTLLNPKSFGTLQSEEVIAFPIVAKTAEILTTKDLHVPNNIKIACLKCLGNTCFNAYTHREYKSIDIQPGMCCHELYSSLVTNNGSLKHIGSLNSYPFHSHFPYEGIIKWTTDLIKSCKIDEDTTDEQIEILRLSIQFLCNLFSFAYKDKSSLDEHNIPKFLCDPTLKDIIRNLTQSEHTPLVRVSCIFIHNALKEFQGQSFTNQEKILLCSQLLKPIKEGFDSAKKALMNLICQADVLKNAYNNLSVEDRLYLLELVYSEIPDALCSSKEELQFTEDIFLFLSERFCKMSDLILKTADSYLDNMEPTEIIILLDILGSVTSASYLKDNRSLLINCTYLLKSIQEIGKASNNYFTPMQKLSDVAQMMQNSKINESEENPTTEKLQKTENKGTEEKRDLDGHPAFGFKAGLIRIIGNMVHRNEKLQDLEKKFKTEADVNQALVEFFASKNKSFFKNGIYKLPSRWQEVISNDGKYIL, from the exons ATGAATACTAGAAATATTGATCTTTTACCTCAATTTGAATCTGCTTTTACTGAACAAAAGTGGGACAAATTGTTAACTCTCCTtaaccctaaatcatttggaaCTCTTCAATCGGA GGAGGTGATAGCTTTTCCAATCGTAGCAAAAACTGCAGAAATTCTTACAACAAAAGATCTTCATGTCCCGAACAATATAAAGATCGCATGTTTGAAATGCTTgggaaatacttgttttaatgCCTATACACATAGGGAATATAAATCAATTGATATTCAACCTGGAATGTGCTGTCATGAATTATATTCCAGTTTAGTTACAAACAATGGAAGTTTGAAACACATAGGAAGCTTAAATTCTTATCCATTCCATTCACATTTTCCTTATGAAGGAATTATAAAATGGACAACAGACCTCATCAAGTCGTGTAAAATTGACGAAGATACAACAGACGAACAAATAGAAATACTTAGATTaagtattcaatttttatgcaatttatTCTCATTTGCATACAAAGATAAAAGTTCCCTGGATGAACATAATATTCCCAAATTTTTATGCGACCCTACTTTGAAAGATATAATAAGAAATTTAACTCAGTCGGAGCATACTCCACTTGTTAGAGTTTCATGTATATTTATTCACAACGCCTTGAAAGAATTCCAAGGTCAGAGTTTTACGAACCAAGAGAAAATCCTATTGTGTTCGCAACTTTTGAAACCAATTAAAGAAGGCTTCGATAGTGCAAAGAAAGCTCTGATGAATCTAATTTGTCAAGCAGATGTACTAAAGAATGCATACAATAATTTAAGTGTTGAGGATAGATTATATTTATTAGAACTGGTATATAGTGAAATCCCTGATGCCTTGTGTAGTTCTAAGGAGGAGCTTCAATTTACAGAAGacatatttctatttctatctgAAAGATTTTGTAAAATGAGTGACTTAATCTTGAAAACCGCTGATTCATACTTAGACAATATGGAGCCAACAGAAATCATTATCCTTCTTGATATTCTTGGGTCTGTGACCTCTGCTTCATACTTAAAGGATAATAGATCTTTACTTATTAATTGTACAT ATCTTTTGAAATCTATACAGGAGATTGGGAAAGCATCAAATAACTACTTCACTCCGATGCAAAAGCTTAGCGATGTAGCTCAAATGATGCAAAATTCCAAAATCAATGAATCAGAAGAAAATCCAACCACGGAGAAACTTCAGAAAACCGAAAACAAAGGaacagaagagaagagagatTTAGACGGTCACCCTGCTTTTGGTTTCAAAGCCGGGTTGATAAGAATTATTGGAAATATGGTGCACAGGAACGAAAAGCTCCAAGACCTG gaaaaaaaattcaaaactgaagctgatgtcaaccaagcactagtcgagttcttcgcctctaaaaataaatcattttttaaaaatggaatttacaagttgccatcgcgctggcaagaagtcataagtaacgatggaaagtatattttataa
- the LOC117219270 gene encoding ataxin-10 isoform X1, with protein sequence MNTRNIDLLPQFESAFTEQKWDKLLTLLNPKSFGTLQSEEVIAFPIVAKTAEILTTKDLHVPNNIKIACLKCLGNTCFNAYTHREYKSIDIQPGMCCHELYSSLVTNNGSLKHIGSLNSYPFHSHFPYEGIIKWTTDLIKSCKIDEDTTDEQIEILRLSIQFLCNLFSFAYKDKSSLDEHNIPKFLCDPTLKDIIRNLTQSEHTPLVRVSCIFIHNALKEFQGQSFTNQEKILLCSQLLKPIKEGFDSAKKALMNLICQADVLKNAYNNLSVEDRLYLLELVYSEIPDALCSSKEELQFTEDIFLFLSERFCKMSDLILKTADSYLDNMEPTEIIILLDILGSVTSASYLKDNRSLLINCTYLLKSIQEIGKASNNYFTPMQKLSDVAQMMQNSKINESEENPTTEKLQKTENKGTEEKRDLDGHPAFGFKAGLIRIIGNMVHRNEKLQDLLREMDVIPLLLDCCNIDARNPLIMQWTIFAVRNLCEANPGNQEIVRNCSRIGVVENNVLQEMGMTLHEDETGRQVGVVPLVRHE encoded by the exons ATGAATACTAGAAATATTGATCTTTTACCTCAATTTGAATCTGCTTTTACTGAACAAAAGTGGGACAAATTGTTAACTCTCCTtaaccctaaatcatttggaaCTCTTCAATCGGA GGAGGTGATAGCTTTTCCAATCGTAGCAAAAACTGCAGAAATTCTTACAACAAAAGATCTTCATGTCCCGAACAATATAAAGATCGCATGTTTGAAATGCTTgggaaatacttgttttaatgCCTATACACATAGGGAATATAAATCAATTGATATTCAACCTGGAATGTGCTGTCATGAATTATATTCCAGTTTAGTTACAAACAATGGAAGTTTGAAACACATAGGAAGCTTAAATTCTTATCCATTCCATTCACATTTTCCTTATGAAGGAATTATAAAATGGACAACAGACCTCATCAAGTCGTGTAAAATTGACGAAGATACAACAGACGAACAAATAGAAATACTTAGATTaagtattcaatttttatgcaatttatTCTCATTTGCATACAAAGATAAAAGTTCCCTGGATGAACATAATATTCCCAAATTTTTATGCGACCCTACTTTGAAAGATATAATAAGAAATTTAACTCAGTCGGAGCATACTCCACTTGTTAGAGTTTCATGTATATTTATTCACAACGCCTTGAAAGAATTCCAAGGTCAGAGTTTTACGAACCAAGAGAAAATCCTATTGTGTTCGCAACTTTTGAAACCAATTAAAGAAGGCTTCGATAGTGCAAAGAAAGCTCTGATGAATCTAATTTGTCAAGCAGATGTACTAAAGAATGCATACAATAATTTAAGTGTTGAGGATAGATTATATTTATTAGAACTGGTATATAGTGAAATCCCTGATGCCTTGTGTAGTTCTAAGGAGGAGCTTCAATTTACAGAAGacatatttctatttctatctgAAAGATTTTGTAAAATGAGTGACTTAATCTTGAAAACCGCTGATTCATACTTAGACAATATGGAGCCAACAGAAATCATTATCCTTCTTGATATTCTTGGGTCTGTGACCTCTGCTTCATACTTAAAGGATAATAGATCTTTACTTATTAATTGTACAT ATCTTTTGAAATCTATACAGGAGATTGGGAAAGCATCAAATAACTACTTCACTCCGATGCAAAAGCTTAGCGATGTAGCTCAAATGATGCAAAATTCCAAAATCAATGAATCAGAAGAAAATCCAACCACGGAGAAACTTCAGAAAACCGAAAACAAAGGaacagaagagaagagagatTTAGACGGTCACCCTGCTTTTGGTTTCAAAGCCGGGTTGATAAGAATTATTGGAAATATGGTGCACAGGAACGAAAAGCTCCAAGACCTG CTCCGTGAAATGGACGTGATACCTCTGCTCCTGGACTGTTGCAATATAGACGCGAGAAATCCCC TTATAATGCAATGGACGATCTTCGCGGTGCGGAATTTATGCGAGGCTAATCCGGGGAATCAAGAGATCGTTCGGAATTGCTCCAGGATCGGAGTCGTCGAGAACAACGTGCTGCAAGAAATGGGCATGACGCTGCACGAGGACGAAACTGGTCGGCAAGTTGGCGTCGTGCCTCTGGTTCGTCACGAGTAG
- the LOC117219270 gene encoding ataxin-10 isoform X2, with protein MNTRNIDLLPQFESAFTEQKWDKLLTLLNPKSFGTLQSEEVIAFPIVAKTAEILTTKDLHVPNNIKIACLKCLGNTCFNAYTHREYKSIDIQPGMCCHELYSSLVTNNGSLKHIGSLNSYPFHSHFPYEGIIKWTTDLIKSCKIDEDTTDEQIEILRLSIQFLCNLFSFAYKDKSSLDEHNIPKFLCDPTLKDIIRNLTQSEHTPLVRVSCIFIHNALKEFQGQSFTNQEKILLCSQLLKPIKEGFDSAKKALMNLICQADVLKNAYNNLSVEDRLYLLELVYSEIPDALCSSKEELQFTEDIFLFLSERFCKMSDLILKTADSYLDNMEPTEIIILLDILGSVTSASYLKDNRSLLINYLLKSIQEIGKASNNYFTPMQKLSDVAQMMQNSKINESEENPTTEKLQKTENKGTEEKRDLDGHPAFGFKAGLIRIIGNMVHRNEKLQDLLREMDVIPLLLDCCNIDARNPLIMQWTIFAVRNLCEANPGNQEIVRNCSRIGVVENNVLQEMGMTLHEDETGRQVGVVPLVRHE; from the exons ATGAATACTAGAAATATTGATCTTTTACCTCAATTTGAATCTGCTTTTACTGAACAAAAGTGGGACAAATTGTTAACTCTCCTtaaccctaaatcatttggaaCTCTTCAATCGGA GGAGGTGATAGCTTTTCCAATCGTAGCAAAAACTGCAGAAATTCTTACAACAAAAGATCTTCATGTCCCGAACAATATAAAGATCGCATGTTTGAAATGCTTgggaaatacttgttttaatgCCTATACACATAGGGAATATAAATCAATTGATATTCAACCTGGAATGTGCTGTCATGAATTATATTCCAGTTTAGTTACAAACAATGGAAGTTTGAAACACATAGGAAGCTTAAATTCTTATCCATTCCATTCACATTTTCCTTATGAAGGAATTATAAAATGGACAACAGACCTCATCAAGTCGTGTAAAATTGACGAAGATACAACAGACGAACAAATAGAAATACTTAGATTaagtattcaatttttatgcaatttatTCTCATTTGCATACAAAGATAAAAGTTCCCTGGATGAACATAATATTCCCAAATTTTTATGCGACCCTACTTTGAAAGATATAATAAGAAATTTAACTCAGTCGGAGCATACTCCACTTGTTAGAGTTTCATGTATATTTATTCACAACGCCTTGAAAGAATTCCAAGGTCAGAGTTTTACGAACCAAGAGAAAATCCTATTGTGTTCGCAACTTTTGAAACCAATTAAAGAAGGCTTCGATAGTGCAAAGAAAGCTCTGATGAATCTAATTTGTCAAGCAGATGTACTAAAGAATGCATACAATAATTTAAGTGTTGAGGATAGATTATATTTATTAGAACTGGTATATAGTGAAATCCCTGATGCCTTGTGTAGTTCTAAGGAGGAGCTTCAATTTACAGAAGacatatttctatttctatctgAAAGATTTTGTAAAATGAGTGACTTAATCTTGAAAACCGCTGATTCATACTTAGACAATATGGAGCCAACAGAAATCATTATCCTTCTTGATATTCTTGGGTCTGTGACCTCTGCTTCATACTTAAAGGATAATAGATCTTTACTTATTAATT ATCTTTTGAAATCTATACAGGAGATTGGGAAAGCATCAAATAACTACTTCACTCCGATGCAAAAGCTTAGCGATGTAGCTCAAATGATGCAAAATTCCAAAATCAATGAATCAGAAGAAAATCCAACCACGGAGAAACTTCAGAAAACCGAAAACAAAGGaacagaagagaagagagatTTAGACGGTCACCCTGCTTTTGGTTTCAAAGCCGGGTTGATAAGAATTATTGGAAATATGGTGCACAGGAACGAAAAGCTCCAAGACCTG CTCCGTGAAATGGACGTGATACCTCTGCTCCTGGACTGTTGCAATATAGACGCGAGAAATCCCC TTATAATGCAATGGACGATCTTCGCGGTGCGGAATTTATGCGAGGCTAATCCGGGGAATCAAGAGATCGTTCGGAATTGCTCCAGGATCGGAGTCGTCGAGAACAACGTGCTGCAAGAAATGGGCATGACGCTGCACGAGGACGAAACTGGTCGGCAAGTTGGCGTCGTGCCTCTGGTTCGTCACGAGTAG